From a single Candidatus Defluviilinea gracilis genomic region:
- a CDS encoding type II toxin-antitoxin system VapC family toxin, with amino-acid sequence MKLLFDTHTFLWWNTEDPRLSARAADLIADGKNEIFLSVASVWEISIKAAKGKLVLPEPPEQYISNRMNLYQIQSLPVLIRHAVKVYELPAHHRDPFDRLLIAQSQAESMPLISVDSDIQKYDVEVVW; translated from the coding sequence ATGAAACTATTATTCGACACTCATACGTTCCTTTGGTGGAACACGGAAGATCCGCGGTTGTCGGCGCGCGCCGCGGATCTAATCGCCGACGGGAAGAATGAAATTTTTCTTTCCGTCGCAAGCGTTTGGGAAATATCCATAAAAGCCGCTAAGGGCAAATTGGTTTTGCCAGAACCGCCGGAACAATATATTTCAAACCGCATGAATTTGTATCAGATTCAGTCTCTGCCTGTGTTGATCCGTCATGCAGTGAAAGTGTACGAATTACCCGCCCACCACCGCGACCCGTTCGACCGATTGCTTATCGCGCAAAGTCAGGCGGAGTCCATGCCGTTGATTTCCGTTGACAGTGATATTCAGAAGTATGATGTTGAGGTGGTGTGGTAG
- a CDS encoding type II toxin-antitoxin system Phd/YefM family antitoxin: MTIYNIHEAKTHFSKLLEKVLKGEEVVIAKAGKPVARILPVVNESPRRVPGIDKGKVIIMPDFDDPLPEFDE; encoded by the coding sequence ATGACCATCTACAATATTCATGAGGCGAAGACCCACTTTTCCAAATTGCTGGAAAAGGTTTTGAAAGGCGAAGAAGTAGTAATTGCCAAAGCAGGCAAGCCTGTGGCGCGCATTTTGCCTGTGGTGAACGAATCGCCTCGACGCGTACCGGGCATCGACAAGGGCAAAGTAATCATCATGCCCGATTTCGATGACCCTTTACCTGAGTTCGATGAATGA
- a CDS encoding methylmalonyl-CoA mutase family protein: protein MTLQDQYKKWQENILKKSLDKFKERRERFETSSGIEVPRLSLPGGADSVYLDRLGFPGEYPFTRGVQPTMYRSRFWTMRQYAGFSTAEESNKRYRYLLQQGQTGLSVAFDLPTQIGYDADDPIAQGEVGKVGVSISSIHDMQQLFDQIPLDQVSTSMTINAPAGVLLAMYIAVAKRQGADVSKLRGTIQNDILKEYVARGTYIFPPAPSMRLITDIFSFCEREVPNWNTISISGYHIREAGSTAVQEVAFTLANGIAYVESALKAGLNVDEFAGQLSFFFNAHNNFLEEVAKFRAARRLWANIMRERFKAQKPSSWQLRFHTQTAGSTLTAQQPENNVVRVTVQALSAVLGGTQSLHTNSMDEALWLPTEKAVRVALRTQQILAYESGVADSVDPLAGSYLIEYLTDEIEKGAQEYISKIDDMGGALQAIEKGFMQSEIQNAAYAAQQAIERGEQVVVGVNQFAVDEEVTLERLRVDPAIELGQRERLKKLREVRDQRLADELLGKLKSAASGTENLMPLFIECVENDITLGEICNALRVVWGEYVAEGF, encoded by the coding sequence ATGACACTTCAGGATCAATACAAAAAATGGCAGGAAAACATCCTGAAAAAATCGTTGGATAAATTCAAGGAACGGCGCGAACGCTTCGAAACCTCCTCTGGGATTGAAGTGCCGCGCCTCTCTCTTCCGGGTGGGGCTGATTCAGTTTACCTCGACCGACTCGGCTTCCCCGGCGAATATCCCTTCACGCGCGGCGTCCAACCGACGATGTATCGCTCCCGCTTCTGGACGATGCGCCAGTATGCGGGCTTCTCCACTGCGGAAGAATCCAACAAGCGCTATCGCTATTTGCTCCAACAAGGACAAACAGGGTTATCCGTCGCCTTCGACCTTCCCACTCAAATCGGCTACGACGCGGACGACCCCATCGCGCAAGGCGAGGTCGGCAAAGTGGGAGTCTCGATCTCATCCATCCACGACATGCAACAGTTGTTCGACCAAATCCCGCTCGATCAAGTTTCCACGTCCATGACCATCAACGCGCCTGCGGGAGTTTTGCTGGCGATGTATATCGCCGTCGCCAAACGCCAAGGCGCAGACGTGAGCAAACTGCGCGGCACAATTCAAAACGACATCTTGAAAGAATACGTCGCGCGCGGCACCTACATCTTCCCGCCCGCGCCTTCCATGCGACTCATCACCGACATATTTTCATTCTGCGAGAGAGAAGTCCCGAATTGGAACACGATCTCGATCTCCGGCTATCACATCCGCGAGGCAGGCTCGACCGCTGTGCAAGAGGTCGCGTTCACGCTGGCGAACGGGATCGCCTACGTCGAATCCGCGCTGAAGGCTGGCTTGAACGTGGACGAGTTCGCCGGTCAACTCTCGTTCTTCTTCAACGCGCACAATAATTTTTTGGAAGAGGTCGCCAAGTTCCGCGCCGCGCGCAGGCTGTGGGCAAACATCATGCGCGAACGATTCAAAGCGCAGAAACCATCCTCGTGGCAGTTACGGTTCCACACCCAGACCGCAGGCTCGACCCTCACCGCCCAACAGCCTGAAAATAATGTCGTGCGTGTGACGGTGCAAGCGTTATCCGCTGTCCTCGGCGGGACACAATCCCTGCACACCAACTCCATGGACGAGGCATTGTGGCTTCCCACCGAAAAAGCCGTGCGCGTCGCGCTCCGCACGCAACAGATTCTTGCGTATGAATCAGGCGTTGCTGATTCGGTTGATCCGCTGGCGGGATCGTATCTCATCGAATATCTTACCGACGAGATCGAAAAAGGCGCGCAGGAATACATCTCCAAAATTGACGATATGGGCGGCGCGTTGCAAGCCATCGAAAAGGGATTCATGCAAAGCGAAATTCAAAATGCCGCCTACGCCGCGCAGCAAGCCATCGAAAGAGGGGAGCAGGTGGTGGTGGGAGTCAATCAATTTGCCGTTGACGAGGAAGTGACTTTGGAACGCTTGCGTGTTGATCCCGCCATTGAATTGGGTCAGCGCGAAAGGTTGAAGAAATTGCGAGAGGTTAGAGACCAGAGACTGGCGGATGAGTTGCTCGGCAAGTTGAAGTCTGCGGCGAGCGGAACGGAGAATCTGATGCCGCTTTTCATTGAATGTGTGGAAAATGACATCACCCTTGGCGAAATTTGCAATGCGTTGCGAGTTGTGTGGGGGGAATATGTGGCGGAGGGGTTTTAG